ATTCATCTCCTTGAGCTTGAGTGACTTCCATGTAGACATTTAAAACTCTCACAAATGTCATGGAATCAATCTCATAGAAGACTTTTTCGGCTCAAAGATTGAGAAGGCAAAAATAGATCGAGAAAATGACCAGAATCATTTGAGAAATAGTCACGACAGTATCAGTATCATCGTCCATACTCGTCCATTGTGTACGAAATGAGTTCCAAAGGAACTAATACCACTGTATACAAATAATACAGTCTCAAAAGAACAAGTATGAACTAAACCATCTCTCAATGTTTACCTAACATAAATTCCTTGTAAATGTTCCTATTTCTGTTGGTATATATCTTCTCAGTTTCGTTCTGAGTTGTTTGTATGTACAATAAAACCTTTATTTTGTACTTTCTTAATGCGCAAATTGGGGATTTTGCATTTTTCCAATTGAAGAATAGCTTGAGCCTGAAGTGGTAATTATTGAACCTGATTGTATGTTTTTGTAATTGTATCTGTACCTGCAAAATGAACAACTTTATTAGTTAAACAATCCGCCAATTTGTTCCATTCTCTATAGATACTATCTAGATCTCatttaaaattattctaaatatatataataggcACTAGATCACATTTAAAATTAtcctaaatatatataatagatactAGCTAGATCACATTTAAAATtgttctaaatatatatataatatatattagatcacatttaaaattattctaaatatatataacatatattagATCACACTTAGAattattctaaatatatataacatatatcaAATCACATTTAAAATCATTCTAAATATATTTAGTATTCCATCATCTTTTAATTAGGTTTAGCAGTCTATATATAAGTCAAGAGCCAttggaaaaacaaaaatactaCTCCTCTTTCACCCCTCACTCTCTGCTCTGTTTTCACTCTCTTGCTCGCAACAACTCACTCAAGAACTATTTCAAATGGATCCTCCATGTTCACCACCTTTCTTTGTGGGTTCGGTCAATGGGctgatttgtctttttaatCGGAGAAGGGATACATATATATGGAACCCCACCATTAAGAAGTCTAAGAAATTACTTAAGTCATCGTGGGGTACCTCTCGCTATAACAAATATGGTTTTGGATACGATGAATCACGTAACGATTATAAAGCCCTATTTATTGATCATTGTGGTAATTCTTGCAATGGTAAGTTGTCCAACCTAAGGGTTGTTGTCAATATTTACAGTTTGAGAACTGATTCTTGGACAACACTCCATGGCAAACTTCAGGGAATCTTTCTATTAAATTATTCAGGTAAATTTATCAATGGGAAGATTTATTGGGCTGCATCTACGGGTATTCATGATTACAATGTGCGCAACATCATTTCATTTGATGTAGCAGACGAGACATGGGGAAGCTTAGAGCTTCCCATTTGTGGAGAAGAAGTTTTTAATATCAAACTGGGAATTGTGGAAAGTGAACTTTCTGTGCTCTATACTTGTAAGCCAGGTACTACCTCTGATGTCTGGATTTTGAAAGATCGCAGAGTTAATGTATCATGCATGAACCAGTTCACCACCGAATATCCTCAATATGCTGTATTGTATGGGTTTGATTCACCCATTTTCACATTTTCTATATACCTTTGCCTGTCAGATAAGGGTGATATTTTACTCTTGATTCCCGGAAAAATCATGATATTTGATGGTTCAACTAAAAAATTCAAGCACACTGCTATTGTTAAGGAATGCAATACTGCAGAAATCCATGGAGAAATCATTGTTAATCCCCTAACAATATCCTGTAAGAGTTCTGcttagtttaaaatatatatgaatccaTACATCATATTTTCTTGTTAGCATTTCTAGATTCGTGCAATATTTGTATTCAAAAGCATTTGTTTGAATTATTAAGATTTTATTGGAAATATATTTGGATTTTGTAATATGTTAATGTGCTCTATTACACCTTTTACCAATTTCGTGTGAGTGTGTGTATATAACATCCTTCTATCATTGAACACTAAATTACTTATCTGCTAAAAAACTAAATACAATATGCAACAACTATGCTAAAAAGACacaataaaaaaggaaaaaggaagtGCACATGTATTCAAGACAAGCTATTGTTTCTATATCTTGATCCAAGATAATTTATAGACGAGATGATTTTTTTATCCTCCGTTcttcattaataaataaaagaaccTTCGAATAGAGGAGATATCATTCCTCACAAAATACTAAAAGTAAAATCACTATAAGTTACCTAGTGTAATCTGACAAGAAAATTAATATTCCTTAATTTGAGCTTACTTAATTTCCTCGTATTGACTTGGTTGTCTAGCTACTACTTTTAGCTACAATTAAGAGTGAATTATATCCAGATAATCCATCTTCACATTGAgccaacaataacaacaaa
The DNA window shown above is from Solanum stenotomum isolate F172 chromosome 6, ASM1918654v1, whole genome shotgun sequence and carries:
- the LOC125868589 gene encoding F-box/kelch-repeat protein At3g23880-like; protein product: MSSKGTNTTSIYKSRAIGKTKILLLFHPSLSALFSLSCSQQLTQELFQMDPPCSPPFFVGSVNGLICLFNRRRDTYIWNPTIKKSKKLLKSSWGTSRYNKYGFGYDESRNDYKALFIDHCGNSCNGKLSNLRVVVNIYSLRTDSWTTLHGKLQGIFLLNYSGKFINGKIYWAASTGIHDYNVRNIISFDVADETWGSLELPICGEEVFNIKLGIVESELSVLYTCKPGTTSDVWILKDRRVNVSCMNQFTTEYPQYAVLYGFDSPIFTFSIYLCLSDKGDILLLIPGKIMIFDGSTKKFKHTAIVKECNTAEIHGEIIVNPLTISCKSSA